The proteins below are encoded in one region of Aspergillus nidulans FGSC A4 chromosome III:
- a CDS encoding uncharacterized protein (transcript_id=CADANIAT00006092) codes for MLCQVGRFIGSSSSRMDVKIRLFREPPIYTAANEVSGHVILTTATQVVISAVSIWLSRVSTSRLHSLRVVETHQRQLPQATQCSMSAGTSPASQQRDSTSTGGKTHLLRKLPPSTGASSSPEEIKYILEASIRRNGIIRGCKKTARDICIYPVPTLASSLNNSQAIQTETQRIACRSSAGPKRVWAPTAYEVTAKLLNGPFLVLGRPVPLAVELTGLDSSTDTAPRSRGSVSIPVSLHEFQTMLIETTEVQARGIEETQTQFRIVQTMANLRHPLSSRSDVASNNVNGDTAPVFRSELPAPSGLSYPIVANPVL; via the exons ATGCTCTGTCAAGTGGGCCGCTTTATTGGatcgtcttcatcccgcATGGACGTCAAAATCCGCCTCTTTAGAGAGCCGCCGATCTACACAGCTGCAAATGAGGTTTCTGGTCATGTCATTCTCACGACGGCGACGCAAGTAGTCATCTCTGCTGTGTCAATCTGGCTATCGAGGGTGTCAACGTCTCGGCTACATTCTCTGCGGGTCGTCGAGACCCATCAG AGACAGCTGCCCCAAGCCACGCAGTGCTCAATGAGCGCGGGTACATCACCAGCCAGTCAGCAGCGAGATAGCACGAGCACTGGAGGGAAGACGCACCTTTTACGCAAGTTACCCCCTTCGACAGGGGCCAGCTCGTCACCGGAGGAGATCAAGTATATCCTCGAAGCATCAATCCGGCGGAACGGTATCATTCGAGGGTGCAAGAAAACC GCTCGAGACATATGCATCTACCCTGTGCCAACACTAGCTTCTTCGCTCAATAATAGTCAAGCCATCCAGACAGAGACGCAGAGAATCGCATGCCGCTCCAGTGCTGGCCCGAAGCGTGTCTGGGCTCCTACAGCCTATGAAGTCACTGCAAAGCTGCTCAACGGTCCTTTTCTGGTCCTGGGACGGCCGGTCCCCCTTGCAGTAGAGCTTACCGGTCTTGATAGCAGCACAGATACAGCCCCTCGCAGTCGAGGCTCAGTATCGATACCTGTATCACTGCATGAGTTTCAGACCATGCTCATCGAAACAACCGAGGTTCAAGCTCGAGGCATAGAAGAGACCCAAACACAGTTCCGTATCGTGCAGACAATGGCAAACCTGCGGCATCCTCTAAGCTCTAGGAGTGATGTTGCGAGCAACAATGTGAATGGGGATACTGCTCCTGTTTTTCGATCAGAATTGCCGGCACCCTCTGGTCTATCCTATCCCATTGTCGCTAACCCCGTCCTTTGA
- a CDS encoding putative DNA mismatch repair protein (Mlh3) (transcript_id=CADANIAT00006093), which translates to MINDHPIQPLPQDVAAKIRSSTLITHLNGVVLELVKNALDANAQCIFVTVDYRRGGCVVEDDGEGIAPAEFEPGGGLGKAHHTSRFGTSSSYGRKGCFLASLSALSLLTITSHHYRHASTNTVMFHHAHPIARLFPAPRHHRLKFSDHGTRVTANDLFGNMPVRVKSRALALQKPDQLDHQWDDLKQLLVALMISNDRLQKLSVSETDKERKFTIRPRHDPLAGDLDLTRLSSILSQAGLVDAARMQKWHYVSAAVPQLTIHAALSLVPSPSKKVQFISLGAEPVFSQSQANILYSEANRLFSHSDFGTTGNVPSSHGSGIEERPRSPAVNKWPMFYIQIGSVGTIGSDEELPESDKSLQRILDIIGLMINEFLKEHKLRPRGGRTQRQAFEEEASVCSQAVGKHYSNSSSELSERQFKLPSSSRPGPGGHFGAWSRVKRSSSHINGSTEVKSVSPCLPTAENTTSASLAVQEHLLLESVADDNLTPRTREMSVDSALQDHDRIPWIDSYTGAQDSINSLADSYVSVRPSAALALAKRPKTTGFLLAPVLDMHKRPASAIPELRDTWLGNDNRKRPIFGRSERQINALEPNSECPHAESHNFHGYRGLDNLGLSKYSGKLHKCDLQTARVIGQVDQKFILVEIPDANASTLVLIDQHAADERCRIERLYSGFFNGSEVQTIEVEPIVIAIPPVETSLFRQQAEFFQSWGIEYMIGHASESGKASISVSALPTLIAERCRAEPEQLIGILRAEIWKRTEERPQTFNAKGTDSAEDWVRQIAGCPQGIRDMLNSRACRTAIMFNDVLSVDECRTLVSRLASCVFPFQCAHGRPSMVPLVEYPGTDEGRGSTDEREADSGFTEAFRRWQSTCQ; encoded by the exons ATGATAAACGACCACCCAATTCAGCCACTCCCTCAAGATGTGGCCGCCAAGATCAGGTCCTCAACGTTGATCACGCATTTGAATGGCGTCGTCTTGGAGCTTGTCAAAAATGCGCTGGACGCAAACGCACAGTGCATCTTTGTAACTGTTGACTACCGACGGGGTGGATGCGtggttgaagacgatgggGAGGGAATCGCACCAGCGGAGTTTGAACCCGGTGGCGGGCTAGGGAAGGCTCATC ATACATCTAGGTTCGGTACGTCGAGTTCCTACGGCAGAAAAGGCtgcttcctggcttctctatCGGCGCTCTCATTGTTGACCATCACTTCACACCATTACCGCCATGCAAGCACAAATACTGTCATGTTCCACCACGCACACCCGATTGCGCGACTCTTTCCAGCCCCGAGGCATCATAGGTTGAAGTTTAGCGACCATGGAACGCGGGTCACTGCCAACGACCTTTTTGGAAATATGCCGGTTCGCGTGAAGAGCCGCGCCCTGGCATTGCAAAAGCCAGATCAGCTTGACCACCAGTGGGATGATCTGAAGCAACTTCTCGTCGCCCTCATGATCTCTAATGATAGGCTTCAGAAGCTGTCCGTCTCGGAGACGGATAAGGAACGAAAGTTCACTATCCGCCCTCGCCATGATCCTCTTGCTGGCGATTTGGATCTAACGCGACTCAGCTCAATCCTTTCCCAGGCTGGTTTGGTCGACGCTGCAAGAATGCAGAAATGGCATTATGTTTCTGCAGCCGTTCCCCAACTGACGATTCACGCTGCACTGTCACTTGTTCCGAGCCCTTCCAAGAAGGTCCAGTTCATCTCCTTGGGAGCTGAGCCTGTGTTTTCGCAAAGTCAGGCGAACATACTGTACAGCGAGGCAAACCGGCTATTTTCCCATTCAGATTTTGGGACGACCGGGAATGTGCCCTCAAGCCATGGATCTGGGATTGAGGAGCGACCCCGGTCTCCGGCTGTGAACAAATGGCCCATGTTCTATATTCAAATAGGTTCGGTTGGAACTATAGGCAGTGATGAGGAACTACCAGAGTCGGACAAATCACTTCAACGTATACTGGATATTATCGGACTGATGATCAACGAGTTCCTGAAAGAGCATAAACTGCGCCCGCGGGGCGGGAGGACACAGCGCCAGGCctttgaagaagaggctTCCGTATGCTCACAAGCAGTGGGAAAGCACTATTCAAACTCCAGCTCTGAGTTGTCGGAAAGGCAATTCAAGCTTCCGTCATCTTCCCGTCCAGGTCCAGGTGGTCATTTTGGGGCCTGGTCCCGAGTCAAGAGATCAAGCAGCCATATTAATGGTTCAACAGAAGTGAAATCTGTCTCACCTTGTCTACCAACTGCTGAAAATACAACTAGTGCTTCGCTAGCGGTCCAGGAGCATTTACTTTTGGAGAGTGTGGCAGACGACAATCTTACGCCGCGGACGCGGGAGATGTCCGTGGACTCTGCGCTTCAAGACCATGATAGGATTCCCTGGATTGACTCATATACAGGAGCACAAGATTCGATCAATTCCCTGGCTGATAGTTACGTCAGTGTTCGCCCATCGGCTGCATTAGCGCTCGCCAAACGGCCAAAAACGACCGGATTTCTCCTCGCGCCGGTCTTGGATATGCACAAGCGGCCGGCATCTGCCATACCAGAATTACGAGATACTTGGTTGGGAAACGATAACAGGAAACGCCCGATTTTTGGCCGTTCCGAACGACAGATAAACGCTCTAGAACCTAATTCAGAGTGCCCTCACGCGGAATCACACAACTTTCACGGATACCGCGGACTGGATAACCTTGGGTTGTCAAAGTACAGTGGGAAGCTTCATAAATGCGACCTACAGACCGCACGAGTCATCGGCCAAGTTGATCAAAAGTTTATCCTGGTAGAAATCCCTGACGCGAACGCATCAACTCTTGTTCTTATCGATCAACACGCAGCAGATGAGCGGTGTCGGATCGAACGCTTATACAGCGGCTTTTTCAATGGCTCCGAGGTGCAGACGATTGAGGTGGAGCCGATAGTCATTGCCATACCACCTGTTGAGACATCGCTCTTTAGACAGCAGGCAGAATTCTTCCAGTCATGGGGCATTGAGTATATGATAGGGCATGCCTCAGAAAGCGGCAAGGCCTCGATATCTGTGTCAGCACTCCCTACTCTTATCGCAGAACGCTGCCGGGCAGAACCTGAGCAGCTGATTGGCATCCTCCGTGCTGAAATCTGGAAACGGACTGAAGAGCGCCCGCAGACCTTTAATGCTAAGGGGACTGATTCTGCAGAAGATTGGGTCCGGCAGATAGCAGGTTGTCCTCAGGGTATTCGTGACATGCTTAATTCGCGCGCGTGTCGAACCGCGATCATGTTCAACGACGTCCTGAGCGTGGATGAGTGCAGGACCCTAGTCAGTCGCTTGGCTAGCTGtgtctttcctttccagTGCGCGCATGGCCGGCCTTCGATGGTGCCTCTGGTGGAATACCCTGGAACCGATGAGGGAAGGGGTAGTACAGATGAACGCGAGGCGGATTCTGGCTTCACCGAGGCCTTCAGACGGTGGCAGTCAACATGTCAGTGA
- a CDS encoding uncharacterized protein (transcript_id=CADANIAT00006094): MATTDGPAGAHDRNGRRRPFASWMKRLASLKGSNDSSTIRWSNKRHGASKTKNRGIKNNPYPLSGHPQVLQQSTSDRASSHISEDPARPRSRSQSEPSLTYSGYETNIPATSAKSAAPTISTNGETAISEAAYSKAGTTVTVGGGVSTNGGGEGSTFSSPAPSVRSLTTTLTTVQSAAPSNIYNTQNHTHYHHHGHSTSGTQQVQFSHQFPPSPATAVPPHLAPHGHSVTYSVATANNILTDNASILTLASSSKRRRRNSLDTNASVRALAPSSVFGGSRESLQLSVLSGVGEASNTSALNAPGVLSRPSLVGLASAERASVYSSSGVTPSGERGSLYAKQSTATGDGASIRSGAHSHARQDSNAASISGVGPQPTQSGRISRRSSGWGEITGEEDESDDEKNGS, translated from the exons ATGGCCACAACCGATGGCCCTGCTGGGGCGCACG ACCGTaatggccgccgccgcccctTTGCGAGCTGGATGAAGCGACTGGCGAGCCTCAAAGGCTCCAACGACTCCAGCACGATCCGATGGTCGAACAAACGCCACGGAGCTTCTAAGACTAAGAACCGCGGCATCAAGAACAATCCCTATCCTCTGTCCGGCCACCCCCAAGTTCTCCAGCAGTCTACCAGCGACCGCGCCTCCTCCCATATCAGCGAAGATCCTGCACGACCTCGATCCCGCTCCCAAAGCGAACCGTCCCTCACATACTCGGGCTATGAAACGAACATTCCAGCGACCAGCGCAAAGTCGGCGGCCCCGACAATTTCCACCAACGGCGAGACGGCAATTTCCGAGGCTGCATATTCCAAGGCTGGGACAACGGTGACGGTTGGCGGAGGAGTGAGCACAAatggaggcggagaggggaGTACATTCTCGTCACCGGCGCCGTCAGTCCGGTCGTTGACCACGACGTTGACGACCGTGCAGTCGGCGGCTCCTTCAAATATATACAATACGCAGAACCATACGCATtaccaccaccacggccaTTCGACGAGCGGCACGCAGCAGGTACAATTCTCCCACCAgttccctccctctcccgccACCGCGGTACCCCCGCATCTCGCCCCGCACGGGCACTCGGTTACGTACAGCGTCGCGACCGCAAACAACATTCTCACCGACAACGCGTCGATCCTCACCctcgcctcttcctcaaaacgccgccgccgaaacTCCTTAGATACCAATGCCTCAGTCCGCGCCCTCGCCCCGTCCTCCGTCTTCGGCGGCAGTCGTGAAAGCCTCCAATTGAGCGTGTTGAGCGGCGTCGGTGAGGCATCAAATACGTCCGCACTCAATGCCCCTGGTGTTCTGAGCCGACCCAGTCTTGTCGGCTTAGCAAGCGCAGAGCGAGCGAGCGTATACTCGTCATCTGGTGTAACACCCAGCGGCGAACGCGGCAGTCTTTACGCCAAGCAAAGCACGGCGACCGGCGATGGAGCAAGTATCCGAAGCGGAGCACACTCGCATGCGCGTCAGGACAGTAATGCTGCCAGCATTTCTGGTGTCGGGCCACAACCTACCCAGTCAGGACGAATCAGCCGTCGCAGCTCGGGGTGGGGAGAGATTACgggtgaggaagatgaaagcGACGATGAAAAAAATGGAAGCTAA
- a CDS encoding chitin synthase chsF (transcript_id=CADANIAT00006091), with the protein MDRSRTWYEEEFPLHSEEPLDTEDRVPSQRDPLFHSSDEPVCYSPRPLSPLPASAPGPDSDVLATSFTPPGHRLSHSHTHSRAQSQRQLFPGMSYPNPNSEAGSGGGRGLRRWPTRRVDLIKGRVLSVDYPVPSAILNSVEPQYRDSASSSEEFTHLRYTAATCDPDDFTLRNGYNLRASMYNRYTELLIAITYYNEDKVLTARTLHGVMQNIRDIVNLKKTQFWNKGGPAWQKIVVCLVFDGISPCDKETLDVLATVGIYQDGIMKHDIDGKETTAHIFEYTTQLSITPSLQLVRPQRDDPTNLPPVQMIFCLKQKNSKKINSHRWLFNAFGRILNPEVCVLIDAGTKPGHKSLLALWEAFYNNKNLGGACGEIHALLGPRWEKLANPLVAAQNFEYKISNILDKPLESMFGYVSVLPGAFSAYRYRAIMGRPLEQYFHGDHTLSKRLGKKGIEGMNIFKKNMFLAEDRILCFELVAKAGQKWTLSYVKASKGETDVPEGTYRPFRANKILIMLCTAPPEFLSQRRRWLNGSFAASLYSVMHFARIYKSGHNMVRLFFLHVQLLYNVCQLIMTWFSLASYWLTTSVIMDIVGTPSATNKYKGWPFGNEVSPIFNNVVKVLYLVFLMHQFFLALGNRPKGSQFAYILSFLYFSLVQIYILILSFYLVAQAFSGGNIDLDFDHGVGGFFASFFTSTTGLVLVALASTYGTYFIGSILYCDPWHLITSSWAYFIGMPSTINILNVYAFCNWHDVSWGTKGSDNAAASLPSAQTKKAPGGGDGDAKGTFVEELDKPQADIDTEFEFTVRRALAEYKEPEPDKTVSLDDSYKTFRTNLVLTWALSNSLLALLINNAGVSTLCLTTTSTVRTAWYFKCLLWATSGLSIFRFAGALYFLAKTGVLCCFVRR; encoded by the exons ATGGACCGATCCCGCACCTGGTACGAGGAGGAGTTTCCTCTTCACTCTGAGGAACCGCTAGACACTGAAGATCGAGTTCCCAGTCAGAGAGAC CCGTTGTTCCACAGCAGCGATGAACCTGTTTGCTACTCTCCACGACCACTCTCGCCGCTccctgcttctgctcctggcccTGACTCCGACGTCCTGGCCACTTCTTTCACCCCGCCCGGCCACAGGCTCTCGCACTCGCACACGCACTCTAGAGCTCAGAGTCAGCGTCAGCTTTTCCCAGGAATGTCCTATCCCAACCCCAACTCGGAAGCCGGTAGTGGCGGCGGCA GGGGATTGCGTCGGTGGCCCACTCGCAGAGTTGATTTGATCAAGGGGAGGGTCTTGAGCGTCGACTATCCGGTTCCGAGTGCGATCTTGAACTCAGTCGAGCCGCAGTATCGTGACTCGGCGAGCAGTTCGGAGGAATTTACCCATCTGCGAT ATACGGCTGCTACCTGCGACCCGGACGACTTCACGCTCCGCAATGGGTACAATCTCCGCGCCTCCATGTACAATCGGTATACGGAGTTGCTTATTGCCATCACATACTATAATGAAGACAAGGTCCTCACGGCACGGACGCTTCACGGAGTCATGCAAAATATCCGGGATATTGTCAACTTGAAGAAAACACAGTTCTGGAATAAGGGAGGGCCGGCATGGCAGAAGATCGTGGTCTGCCTGGTGTTCGATGGAATCAGTCCGTGCGATAAGGAGACCCTGGACGTGCTGGCGACGGTGGGGATCTACCAAGACGGAATTATGAAACATGATATCGATGGGAAAGAGACAACGGCGCATATT TTCGAATACACCACGCAGCTATCAATCACGCCTTCACTCCAACTCGTGCGCCCCCAGCGTGATGACCCAACGAACCTGCCTCCAGTGCAGATGATCTTTTGTCTGAAACAGAAgaacagcaagaagatcaatTCTCACCGCTGGCTCTTCAACGCTTTCGGCCGTATCCTGAACCCGGAGGTCTGTGTCCTTATTGATGCCGGCACAAAACCAGGTCATAAATCCCTCCTGGCTCTCTGGGAAGCCTTTTATAACAACAAGAACCTTGGCGGCGCCTGCGGCGAAATCCATGCCCTACTCGGGCCTCGCTGGGAGAAGCTCGCGAATCCACTGGTTGCAGCTCAAAATTTCGAGTATAAAATCTCAAACATCCTCGATAAACCGCTTGAAAGTATGTTTGGGTATGTGAGCGTCTTGCCCGGCGCGTTTTCCGCCTATCGTTACAGGGCTATTATGGGAAGGCCGCTGGAACAGTACTTTCATGGAGACCATACGCTATCAAAGAGATTGGGAAAGAAGGGGATTGAAGGGATGAATATTTTTAAGAAGAATATGTTTCTGGCCGAGGATCGCATCTTGTGCTTTGAGCTTGTCGCCAAGGCAGGGCAGAAATGGACATTGAGTTATGTGAAGGCGTCGAAAGGAGAGACAGATGTTCCAGAGGGTACGTACCGTCCTTTCAGAGCTAATAAAATACTAATTATGTTGTGCACAGCACCACCCGAGTTCCTAAGTCAACGACGCAGATGGCTCAATGGATCGTTTGCAGCGAGCTTGTACTCGGTGATGCACTTTGCACGTATCTACAAGAGCGGGCATAACATGGTCAGACTCTTCTTTTTGCACGTTCAATTGTTATACAATGTTTGTCAGCTCATCATGACGTGGTTCTCACTCG CGTCGTACTGGCTCACTACCTCGGTCATCATGGATATTGTCGGGACACCCAGCGCAACGAACAAATACAAAGGTTGGCCGTTTGGAAATGAAGTCTCGCCTATTTTCAACAATGTTGTCAAAGTCCTGTATCTCGTCTTTCTCATGCACCAGTTCTTCCTTGCCTTGGGCAATCGTCCAAAGGG CTCGCAATTCGCCTACATCCTGTCCTTCCTATACTTCTCTCTCGtgcaaatatatatcctcatcctctcttTCTACCTTGTCGCCCAAGCCTTTTCCGGTGGCAacatcgacctcgacttcgACCATGGCGTCggcggcttcttcgcctcatttttcacctccaccaccggCCTGGTCCTAGTCGCCCTTGCCTCAACCTACGGTACCTATTTTATCGGCAGTATCCTCTACTGCGATCCGTGGCATCTGATCACCTCTTCCTGGGCATATTTCATTGGCATGCCGAGCACAATCAACATCCTCAACGTCTACGCGTTCTGTAACTGGCACGATGTTTCTTGGGGAACGAAAGGATCCGACAACGCAGCTGCATCGCTCCCATCCGCGCAAACAAAGAAAGCTCCCGGTGGTGGAGATGGTGACGCAAAGGGGACCTTCGTCGAAGAGCTCGACAAGCCGCAAGCTGACATCGATACCGAGTTCGAATTCACGGTCCGCCGCGCGCTTGCCGAGTACAAGGAACCTGAGCCTGATAAAACGGTCTCCCTGGACGACAGCTACAAGACGTTCCGCACGAACCTGGTGCTTACTTGGGCGTTGAGTAACTCGTTGCTGGCGCTGTTGATTAATAACGCCGGGGTTAGTACGTTGTGTTTGACG ACGACATCAACGGTCCGGACGGCGTGGTACTTTAAGTGTCTGCTCTGGGCAACGTCAGGACTGTCGATCTTCAGGTTCGCTGGGGCGCTGTATTTCCTGGCGAAGACGGGGGTGCTGTGCTGCTTTGTGAGAAGATGA
- a CDS encoding FAD-binding oxidoreductase (transcript_id=CADANIAT00006095), with amino-acid sequence MQVRGFLFLAYSLTLVGPQAVARSAADNPDLFPRQHQQLSVAEIQRELNSILSPRSIIFGVDDARYVNATKPWNTVATPHIQLVIQPGEEADVSTIVSYCNENNVPFLARDRAHGGASSLNAFTGIQIDLSPFSEITIDSSGTSARFGGGVYGGQVVSYLWDRGYVTPTGACDCVSVMGPGLGGGHGRLEGLYGMISDNILQLNVVLGNGTAITVNSTSHPDLYWAMRGAGHNFGIVTSFESKIYLRGPETWHYHNYVWAGEQLEVLFRALNALHKNGFGSTPVNMAQNWGSFFMNETIDAQNPLIRWYFAYHGSAEAAAPLLAPFNAIPALFEESGDLPYPEIAATQGLDSESVVCQHGYRIVSATAGLQVYNVTAERRIFESFRRRIGSNRALARGGVIEHDGYSTAGVEAFDPDDSAYPFRSDRHLMLINIGIALDNTDSELQREAWEWAGEVRDMWNEGQPGRKAHAYVNYANGFEPVEEKYGHEAWRLERLRVLKERYDPDNRIRFYNPIIQS; translated from the exons ATGCAGGTGAGAggcttcctgttcctggcaTACAGCCTCACCCTAGTTGGCCCACAGGCTGTGGCCAGGTCAGCCGCTGACAATCCCGACCTCTTCCCCCGGCAACACCAACAGTTGAGCGTCGCCGAAATCCAGCGCGaactcaacagcatcctctcACCGAGATCTATTATTTTCGGTGTAGACGATGCCCGATACGTGAACGCGACGAAGCCTTGGAATACTGTTGCCACGCCGCACATCCAGCTTGTCATCCAGCCGGGCGAGGAGGCGGATGTCTCTACAATC GTATCATACTGCAATGAAAATAATGTCCCCTTTCTCGCACGCGACCGCGCCCACGGCGGCGCGTCCTCCCTCAATGCCTTCACCGGCATCCAAATTGACCTCTCCCCTTTCTCAGAGATCACAATTGACTCCTCCGGCACCTCTGCTCGTTTTGGAGGTGGCGTTTATGGCGGACAGGTGGTTTCCTACCTCTGGGACCGGGGGTATGTAACACCCACCGGCGCATGCGACTGTGTGTCCGTGATGGGACCCGGACTAGGCGGGGGCCACGGTCGACTGGAAGGGCTGTACGGGATGATCAGCGACAACATCCTGCAGCTGAATGTGGTACTCGGGAACGGGACGGCCATCACGGTGAACAGCACCAGTCATCCAGACCTGTATTGGGCCATGAGAGGGGCAGGACACAACTTCGGGATCGTGACGAGCTTCGAGAGCAAGATATATCTACGCGGCCCGGAGACATGGCACTACCACAACTATGTCTGGGCTggcgagcagctggaggttcTATTTAGAGCATTGAATGCCCTGCATAAGAACGGGTTTGGGTCTACGCCGGTGAATATGGCGCAAAACTGGGGCAGTTTCTTCATGAACGAGACTATTGACGCCCAGAACCCCCTTATCCGGTGGTATTTCGCCTATCACGGCTCTGCGGAAGCTGCAGCGCCTCTCCTGGCACCATTTAACGCGATCCCCGCGCTGTTTGAGGAGTCAGGGGACCTGCCCTACCCGGAGATCGCAGCTACGCAGGGCCTTGACTCAGAGAGTGTTGTCTGTCAGCATGGGTACAGGATTGTCTCAGCAACGGCAGGACTTCAGGTGTATAATGTTACTGCGGAGCGTAGAATCTTCGAGAGTTTTCGACGGCGAATTGGCAGCAATCGGGCCCTGGCAAGGGGTGGTGTCATTGAGCACGATGGGTACAGCACTGCAGGTGTGGAAGCGTTTGACCCAGATGACTCGGCGTATCCTTTTCGATCGGACCGCCATCTTATGCTGATTAATATTGGTATTGCGCTGGATAATACGGACAGCGAGTTGCAGAGGGAGGCGTGGGAGTGGGCGGGCGAGGTCCGCGATATGTGGAATGAGGGACAGCCTGGAAGGAAGGCTCACGCGTATGTTAACTACGCGAATGGATTCGAACCAGTAGAGGAGAAGTACGGGCATGAGGCGTGGAGATTGGAGAGGCTAAGGGtgttgaaggagagataTGACCCCGACAACCGAATCCGGTTCTACAACCCCATCATTCAGAGCTGA
- a CDS encoding uncharacterized protein (transcript_id=CADANIAT00006096) yields MKLSILRRSKSTISASSVYGLDHAVLNIPVPPPTMWMNLGYWKPRPNKPDRQQDTTDFPTACAALLDQVLITASLLDENGDANPQPPEKKIRLLDVGIGCGDQSMRILGYKRGTGPGMHRCEAETAEQDGAGDAKDSTSPKKPLFDSYVGITSIPVQAQFAKQRVERLEKENRRAFSLSSSPSPSEKGEDKGLTPSNRAQVFCADAANPSSWSPELKASLPPAPAQQIEENWLLALDTLYHFSPSRFPLLKYAHSTLQASLMAFDLLLPTPKPSLWTRLLLRILCLLTGTPYTNFLTEDEYTALLVEAGYDLSDISFRDISGDVFSGIAGYINSREEVLKGYGLGGDILKLRN; encoded by the exons ATGAAGCTCTCCATTCTTCGCAGGTCGAAGAGCACGATAtccgcctcctccgtctACGGCCTCGACCATGCAGTTCTCAACATTCCCGTCCCCCCACCAACCATGTGGATGAATCTCGGTTATTGGAAG CCACGGCCAAACAAACCTGACCGCCAACAGGACACAACTGATTTCCCTACCGCTTGCGCTGCGCTCCTAGATCAAGTTTTGATAACAGCGTCGCTACTAGACGAGAATGGCGACGCGAATCCCCAGccgccggagaagaagatacgGTTGCTGGACGTAGGAATTGGGTGCGGGGACCAGTCGATGCGGATACTAGGGTACAAACGGGGAACGGGCCCCGGGATGCATAGATgcgaagcagaaacagcagaaCAGGACGGGGCCGGGGATGCGAAAGACAGCACGAGCCCGAAGAAGCCGCTATTCGACTCTTACGTCGGTATCACCTCTATCCCTGTCCAGGCGCAGTTCGCAAAGCAGCGGGTTGAAAGACTCGAAAAGGAAAACCgccgcgccttctccttgtcttccTCACCTTCCCCGTCCGAGAAGGGTGAAGACAAAGGCTTGACTCCAAGCAACCGAGCTCAGGTCTTTTGCGCCGACGCCGCAAACCCCTCGTCCTGGAGCCCCGAGCTGAAAGCCTCCCTCCCGCCTGCTCCGGCCCAGCAAATAGAAGAGAACTGGCTCCTAGCCCTCGACACCCTCTACCACTTCTCGCCGTCCCGCTTTCCGCTCCTCAAATACGCGCACTCTACACTCCAAGCCTCACTAATGGCCTtcgacctcctccttcccaccCCGAAGCCTTCACTCTGGAcgcggctcctcctccgcatcttGTGCCTTTTAACGGGAACACCATATACGAATTTCCTCACGGAAGATGAATACACCGCGCTCTTAGTTGAGGCTGGGTATGATTTGTCGGATATCAGCTTCCGAGATATATCAGGGGATGTATTCAGTGGGATTGCTGGGTATATCAATTCGCGCGAAGAGGTGTTGAAGGGATACGGTCTAGGTGGAG ATATTTTGAAGCTTAGGAACTAA